In Deltaproteobacteria bacterium, one DNA window encodes the following:
- the purD gene encoding phosphoribosylamine--glycine ligase, whose protein sequence is MRILVIGGGGREHAICRALRRSPLVTALYCAPGNGGIAELATCLPLAATDIAGLADAARHERFDLTVVGPEAPLAAGIVDHFTAEKLPIFGPTRASAQLEASKVATKTFLQRHGIPTARAAVATTYDDAIAHARSQPLPLVLKQDGLAAGKGVVIATQWPDVEATLQQWFRSADTQAILIEECLVGEELSCIAIASGSDYVLLAPAQDHKRLGDGDTGPNTGGMGAYSPVGLATPTLLERVRRCVIEPTLHGLIAEGRPFTGFLYAGLMIVDGNPYALEFNVRLGDPETQAILPRLQTDLVPLLVAATEARLGTPTLQWDRRSSVCVVMAAAGYPSDVRTGDIIHGLDTPQSADVTVFHAGTERRGDTYRTGGGRVLGVTALGHDLAAARRSAYAAIQHITWNGMQYRRDIGAARANTLT, encoded by the coding sequence ATGCGCATTCTCGTAATCGGCGGCGGCGGCCGGGAACATGCCATCTGTCGGGCACTGCGGCGGAGTCCGCTGGTGACGGCGCTGTATTGTGCGCCGGGAAACGGCGGCATTGCCGAACTCGCCACATGTCTCCCCCTTGCTGCAACGGACATTGCCGGACTCGCCGACGCAGCCCGCCACGAACGATTCGATTTGACCGTCGTAGGGCCCGAGGCCCCGCTCGCAGCGGGAATCGTCGACCACTTTACTGCGGAAAAGCTTCCAATTTTTGGACCGACGCGGGCGTCGGCACAACTCGAGGCCAGCAAAGTCGCCACCAAGACCTTCCTGCAACGACACGGCATCCCCACCGCGCGCGCAGCCGTTGCGACGACCTATGACGACGCCATCGCTCACGCCCGGTCACAGCCACTCCCGCTTGTGTTAAAGCAAGACGGACTCGCAGCCGGCAAAGGTGTCGTCATCGCCACACAGTGGCCCGACGTCGAAGCCACGCTGCAACAGTGGTTTCGGAGCGCAGACACACAAGCGATCCTGATCGAAGAATGCCTGGTCGGAGAAGAACTCTCCTGCATCGCGATCGCCTCCGGCAGCGATTACGTGCTGCTCGCGCCCGCACAAGACCACAAACGGCTCGGCGACGGGGACACCGGCCCTAATACCGGTGGCATGGGCGCGTACTCACCGGTCGGGCTCGCCACGCCGACGCTGCTCGAGCGGGTGCGGCGCTGTGTGATCGAGCCGACACTGCACGGCCTGATCGCAGAAGGACGGCCGTTCACCGGCTTCCTCTATGCCGGATTAATGATCGTCGACGGGAACCCGTATGCCTTGGAATTCAACGTCCGCCTCGGGGATCCGGAGACCCAAGCAATCCTGCCACGATTGCAAACCGACCTGGTGCCGCTCTTGGTCGCGGCCACAGAGGCGCGGCTCGGCACACCGACATTGCAATGGGATCGGCGCAGCAGCGTCTGTGTCGTCATGGCGGCCGCCGGATACCCGAGCGACGTGCGCACCGGCGACATCATCCACGGATTGGACACGCCACAGTCGGCAGATGTCACTGTATTCCACGCGGGCACGGAGCGTCGCGGGGACACGTATCGCACCGGCGGCGGTCGCGTATTAGGTGTGACCGCGCTCGGCCACGACTTGGCCGCCGCGCGCCGTAGTGCATATGCAGCCATTCAGCACATTACGTGGAACGGGATGCAGTATCGACGAGACATTGGCGCCGCACGCGCAAACACTTTAACATAA
- the purE gene encoding 5-(carboxyamino)imidazole ribonucleotide mutase, whose protein sequence is MTTVPRVSIVMGSDSDVPTMREAAAVLELFHVAHELVISSAHRAPDKTTAYAKGARARGVQVIIAAAGYAAHLAGVVAAQTTLPVIGVPLAVSALQGVDALLAMGQMPAGIPVATVTIGVAGAKNAAHLAVQILALSDPQLAAALTQYRTDLAAEVDKKDAALRNS, encoded by the coding sequence ATGACAACAGTCCCGCGAGTCAGCATTGTAATGGGTTCCGACTCCGATGTGCCGACGATGCGCGAGGCGGCAGCGGTGCTGGAACTTTTCCACGTGGCCCACGAACTGGTGATCAGCTCGGCCCATCGCGCGCCGGACAAAACCACGGCATACGCCAAAGGGGCGCGGGCGCGCGGCGTGCAAGTCATCATCGCGGCGGCGGGCTACGCGGCCCACTTGGCTGGCGTCGTCGCGGCGCAGACCACACTCCCGGTGATCGGCGTGCCGCTCGCCGTGTCGGCACTGCAAGGCGTCGATGCGCTGCTGGCGATGGGGCAAATGCCGGCCGGGATTCCGGTCGCGACGGTCACCATCGGTGTGGCCGGCGCCAAAAACGCGGCTCACCTCGCTGTCCAGATCCTCGCATTGAGCGATCCGCAACTCGCCGCCGCACTGACCCAATACCGCACGGACCTCGCGGCTGAAGTGGACAAAAAAGATGCGGCACTGCGAAATTCATAA
- a CDS encoding threonylcarbamoyl-AMP synthase, whose amino-acid sequence MSYGPTTELLQLDPTHPDPARIAIAVEHLRRGHVVAYPTETFYGLGVDFQNERAIKRLYELKRRDPSLPIALLVADLAMLEACVTNIGETARTLMTRFWPGPLTLCLPASAAVSRNLTTNTGKIGVRISPHPIAAALVHAYGRPITTTSANRSGYPPSLNARHIQKYFPRGLDCIIDGGECQSIRGSTVVDLADDTMAIVRDGAIGAAEVTECFQEGAPSELPAPDTPSEPT is encoded by the coding sequence ATGAGCTACGGACCGACCACGGAGTTATTGCAGCTCGATCCGACACATCCCGATCCGGCCCGGATCGCGATCGCGGTAGAGCATTTGCGGCGCGGCCATGTCGTCGCGTATCCGACCGAAACTTTTTACGGCCTCGGCGTCGATTTCCAAAACGAGCGCGCAATCAAACGACTGTATGAATTAAAACGCCGCGACCCAAGTCTGCCGATCGCGCTGTTAGTGGCCGATCTGGCGATGTTGGAGGCCTGCGTCACTAACATCGGCGAAACGGCCCGCACACTGATGACCCGCTTTTGGCCCGGACCGCTGACGCTCTGTCTTCCGGCCTCCGCAGCCGTGTCGCGCAACCTCACGACGAATACCGGCAAGATTGGCGTTCGCATCTCGCCGCATCCAATCGCTGCGGCGCTCGTCCACGCCTACGGACGGCCGATCACCACCACGTCGGCCAATCGCTCCGGCTATCCGCCGTCATTGAATGCGCGACATATCCAAAAATATTTCCCGCGCGGCCTCGACTGCATCATCGACGGCGGCGAATGCCAAAGCATCCGCGGCTCCACAGTCGTCGACTTGGCCGACGACACGATGGCCATCGTCCGCGACGGCGCGATCGGCGCAGCGGAAGTCACCGAGTGCTTTCAAGAAGGGGCACCGAGCGAACTACCGGCGCCTGACACACCGAGTGAGCCAACATGA
- a CDS encoding BrnA antitoxin family protein: MKKKSKLEPLPHFRNETEEWNFWQTHDSTDYIDYAKENRATIEFDPSVEAPVKLISIRLPRDLLNKVRAMAAKLDVPYQSYIKMILAEKVGVS, from the coding sequence ATGAAAAAGAAGTCAAAACTTGAACCACTCCCCCATTTCCGCAATGAGACAGAAGAATGGAATTTCTGGCAGACTCATGACTCGACAGACTACATTGATTACGCCAAAGAAAACCGTGCGACGATTGAGTTCGATCCGTCGGTCGAAGCGCCGGTGAAATTAATTTCCATCCGTTTACCCAGAGATCTCCTGAATAAAGTTCGTGCCATGGCGGCTAAACTCGATGTCCCTTACCAATCGTATATCAAGATGATCCTGGCAGAAAAAGTCGGCGTGAGTTGA
- a CDS encoding BrnT family toxin — protein sequence MHWRILLKVSSLFDVYCVVDSYILLLYTTAVLLRGLKGFDWDVGNRTKNEKKHGVTSIECEEIFFNRPLIMAKAQLVAREERFAALGRTHGGRLLFVVLTIRKDRIRVISARPMSRKERKLYEKEVKT from the coding sequence ATGCATTGGCGCATTTTATTGAAAGTGTCGAGTTTGTTCGACGTTTATTGTGTCGTTGACAGCTATATATTGTTATTATATACAACAGCCGTGCTGCTGCGCGGGCTCAAAGGCTTTGATTGGGATGTGGGCAATCGCACCAAGAACGAGAAGAAGCATGGTGTGACGAGTATCGAATGTGAGGAGATTTTTTTTAATCGGCCGTTGATCATGGCGAAGGCGCAACTTGTAGCGCGAGAGGAACGCTTCGCGGCGCTGGGTAGGACCCATGGGGGGCGGTTACTCTTTGTCGTGTTGACGATTCGCAAGGACCGGATTCGGGTGATCAGTGCTCGACCGATGAGCCGGAAGGAGCGGAAGCTATATGAAAAAGAAGTCAAAACTTGA
- a CDS encoding DUF721 domain-containing protein: MPLVRKSHPTSVGELLAGLFQQRPEYAAKARQYRIWELWPRVVGESIARNATPIRMQDTTLLVGVRDSVWLQELTMLRPQLLAKIHTLVDPALVTEIRVILTRE, translated from the coding sequence ATGCCATTAGTCCGCAAGTCCCATCCGACCTCGGTCGGGGAGTTATTAGCCGGGCTCTTTCAACAACGTCCCGAATACGCCGCCAAGGCGCGTCAGTACCGGATTTGGGAGCTTTGGCCGCGCGTTGTTGGCGAGTCAATCGCCCGCAACGCCACGCCGATCCGGATGCAAGATACTACGCTTCTTGTGGGCGTCCGTGACTCCGTCTGGCTACAAGAACTCACCATGCTCCGCCCCCAACTGCTCGCCAAGATCCATACCCTCGTGGACCCCGCCCTCGTCACCGAAATCCGCGTCATCTTGACGCGGGAGTGA
- the purH gene encoding bifunctional phosphoribosylaminoimidazolecarboxamide formyltransferase/IMP cyclohydrolase, with product MVRRALISVSDKTGLVELGQALHALGVELLASGKTAEALRTAHCPVTELAAWTGMPELLDGRVKTLHPKIHAGILARRDLPAHVADLQQAGFAPIDLVVVNLYPFEQTVAQPNVTLADAIEQIDIGGPTLLRAAAKNYAHVVALCDPADYAECLAQLKAGDGNVPEAYALQCARAVFARIAAYDAAINNYLAERDATDPFPAQWSAHYTKVQAMRYGENPHQAAAWYQTAGESLNIAAALQGKALSYNNLLDTDAAIHLAGELRSYPFAAVIIKHGNPCGVGVSERSLAEAFGMALEADPLAAFGGIVVTTTELDDATARVVSERFFEVICAPSFAANARTLLAAKPNLRLVPCLWPRPEPWSLRSACGGLLVQTSDVREEVARDWRVVTKRAPTPEEERALALAWRVCKYVRSNAVVFATGAASVGIGAGQMSRVDAVRVATMKAAGRPAVAAASDAFFPFRDGVDAIAEARVRAVIHPGGSVRDAEVIAAADEHGMAMVVTGTRHFRH from the coding sequence ATCGTGCGTCGTGCGCTCATCAGTGTCTCCGACAAGACGGGCCTGGTCGAACTGGGACAAGCGTTACACGCGCTCGGCGTCGAATTGTTGGCGAGTGGCAAGACTGCGGAGGCGTTGCGCACGGCGCACTGTCCGGTCACGGAGCTCGCCGCATGGACCGGGATGCCGGAGCTGCTCGATGGGCGCGTGAAGACGCTGCATCCGAAGATTCACGCCGGCATCTTGGCGCGGCGCGATCTGCCGGCGCATGTCGCCGATCTGCAACAGGCCGGATTCGCTCCGATCGATCTCGTCGTGGTGAATCTCTATCCGTTCGAACAGACCGTGGCGCAGCCCAACGTGACATTGGCGGACGCGATTGAACAAATCGACATTGGCGGTCCGACGCTGTTGCGCGCCGCAGCGAAGAACTACGCGCATGTCGTCGCATTGTGCGACCCGGCCGACTATGCCGAATGTTTGGCGCAGCTGAAGGCCGGGGATGGCAATGTCCCGGAGGCGTATGCGCTGCAGTGCGCCCGTGCGGTCTTTGCCCGGATCGCCGCATACGACGCCGCGATCAACAACTACTTAGCGGAACGCGATGCGACCGATCCCTTCCCCGCGCAGTGGAGTGCGCATTACACGAAAGTCCAGGCGATGCGCTACGGCGAGAATCCGCACCAAGCGGCCGCGTGGTATCAAACGGCCGGAGAGTCGTTGAATATCGCGGCCGCATTGCAAGGCAAGGCGCTGTCGTACAACAACCTGCTCGACACCGACGCCGCGATCCACTTGGCCGGCGAACTGCGTAGTTACCCGTTCGCCGCCGTCATCATTAAACACGGCAATCCGTGCGGAGTCGGAGTTTCTGAACGAAGTCTAGCCGAGGCCTTCGGTATGGCGCTGGAGGCCGATCCGTTAGCCGCGTTCGGTGGCATCGTCGTGACGACGACGGAACTCGATGACGCCACGGCCCGCGTCGTGAGTGAACGTTTCTTCGAAGTCATCTGCGCGCCGAGTTTTGCGGCGAACGCCCGTACATTGCTCGCCGCGAAGCCCAACTTACGCTTAGTGCCATGCTTGTGGCCGCGCCCCGAGCCGTGGTCGCTCCGTTCCGCGTGTGGCGGCTTGCTCGTCCAGACCAGCGACGTGCGCGAAGAAGTGGCGCGCGATTGGCGCGTGGTGACGAAGCGGGCCCCGACGCCGGAGGAAGAACGGGCGTTGGCGTTGGCCTGGCGCGTCTGTAAATATGTCCGTTCCAACGCGGTCGTGTTTGCGACCGGCGCGGCCTCGGTCGGGATCGGAGCGGGGCAGATGTCCCGGGTCGATGCGGTGCGGGTCGCAACCATGAAGGCCGCCGGCCGGCCGGCAGTCGCCGCCGCCTCTGACGCGTTCTTTCCGTTCCGCGACGGCGTCGACGCGATCGCCGAGGCACGAGTCCGCGCCGTCATCCATCCCGGCGGGTCGGTGCGCGACGCCGAAGTCATCGCCGCCGCCGACGAACACGGTATGGCGATGGTCGTCACCGGCACCCGCCACTTCCGACATTAA
- a CDS encoding MCE family protein, whose translation MLQRKLELKVGFFAALILVLLVYATLKVGEGNFFIPTGYELVVQLDNAMGLNEKTPVEIAGISVGYVKKVELAADGRHARAHLQIDRPGATVAAGTKAVVRARGFLGDSYIALVPGPVGGPTLEPGAELEFGGVGGDMSLVLTDFGEVAKDFKAISQSLREQMAGDNAPVNRIIHNLDTFSATIRELVVQNQRNIDAMVANFAALSRDLRGMATNVRPDLEESFSRVASISRKLDEGEGTIGQLINNKDTVNKVNDAADSLTDALGGFKKLQTEVGYHTEYLGGTKDFKHYVHLNLHPRPDEGFLLEFVEDRTASPNRATRTSTVTANGQTTAVSAETTTLDQNKFRVSAQLAKKFYNLTLRGGIIENRGGVGFDYDVGRLGLSASAFDFNTKNGNKPHLKFMGTARLTPSLFLVGGMDDPLNPNQKKDWFVGAGLKFVDEDIKSLLAGGLGAAVKK comes from the coding sequence ATGCTACAACGGAAATTGGAACTCAAAGTCGGCTTCTTCGCCGCGCTTATCTTAGTGCTCCTCGTCTACGCCACCCTCAAAGTGGGCGAGGGGAACTTCTTCATCCCGACCGGCTACGAACTCGTGGTGCAGCTCGACAACGCGATGGGGCTGAACGAAAAAACCCCGGTCGAAATCGCCGGGATCTCGGTCGGCTATGTGAAGAAAGTCGAATTGGCGGCAGACGGTCGTCACGCCCGCGCCCACCTCCAAATCGACCGTCCCGGGGCCACGGTGGCGGCGGGGACCAAGGCCGTCGTGCGGGCGCGCGGGTTTCTCGGTGATAGCTACATTGCACTGGTGCCGGGGCCCGTCGGCGGACCGACGTTGGAACCGGGCGCCGAACTCGAATTCGGCGGCGTCGGTGGCGACATGAGCTTGGTGCTGACCGACTTCGGCGAAGTGGCGAAGGACTTTAAAGCCATCTCCCAATCGCTGCGCGAACAGATGGCGGGCGACAACGCCCCGGTGAATCGGATCATCCATAATCTCGACACCTTTTCCGCGACGATTCGTGAACTGGTCGTGCAAAACCAACGCAACATCGACGCGATGGTCGCCAACTTTGCGGCCCTCAGTCGTGACTTGCGCGGCATGGCCACCAACGTCCGACCCGACTTGGAAGAATCGTTTTCACGTGTCGCGAGCATCTCGCGGAAATTGGATGAAGGCGAAGGGACGATCGGCCAGTTGATCAATAACAAGGACACGGTCAACAAAGTGAACGACGCCGCTGATTCGCTGACCGATGCGCTGGGCGGTTTCAAAAAACTCCAAACGGAAGTCGGCTATCACACCGAATATTTGGGCGGGACGAAGGACTTCAAACACTACGTGCATCTGAATTTGCATCCGCGTCCCGACGAAGGATTCCTGTTGGAGTTTGTCGAAGATCGCACCGCCTCGCCGAATCGCGCCACGCGGACCTCCACGGTCACGGCCAACGGCCAGACGACGGCGGTCTCGGCCGAGACGACCACGTTGGATCAAAACAAATTTCGCGTCTCCGCGCAGTTGGCCAAGAAATTTTATAACCTGACGTTGCGCGGCGGGATCATCGAAAATCGCGGCGGTGTCGGTTTCGATTACGACGTCGGACGTCTCGGACTCTCTGCGTCGGCCTTCGACTTCAACACGAAGAACGGCAACAAACCCCATCTCAAGTTTATGGGCACTGCGCGCCTCACGCCGAGTCTCTTCCTGGTCGGCGGAATGGACGATCCGCTGAACCCGAATCAGAAGAAAGATTGGTTCGTCGGCGCGGGGCTGAAATTCGTCGACGAAGACATCAAGTCGTTGCTGGCCGGAGGTCTCGGCGCAGCGGTCAAGAAGTAA
- a CDS encoding ABC transporter ATP-binding protein, giving the protein MIELHNLHKSFGHQHVLRGVHLTIPTGKVTVILGPSGTGKSVMLKHIIGLLQPDRGTVRVDDTDVSTLSSVEIAAFRRRFGMVFQNAALFDSMTVFDNIAFPLREQGGLSEDEVTQRVHEQLAAVGLEGVDAKMPAELSGGMRKRVGLARAIVLRPAILLYDEPTTGLDPLMTDQVDRLILAMQHGLQVTSVVISHDIASAFRIADQIAMLSGGRIIEVGSPAAFRASPNEVVQRFIEGRSNGPAGIEETMDM; this is encoded by the coding sequence ATGATCGAACTCCACAATCTCCATAAGTCGTTTGGGCATCAGCACGTGTTGAGGGGTGTGCATCTGACGATTCCGACCGGCAAGGTCACGGTGATCCTGGGCCCCAGCGGGACGGGCAAGTCGGTGATGCTGAAGCATATCATCGGGCTGTTGCAACCGGATCGCGGCACCGTGCGGGTCGACGACACCGACGTGAGCACGCTCTCCAGCGTCGAAATTGCGGCCTTTCGCCGTCGCTTCGGGATGGTGTTCCAAAACGCCGCGCTGTTCGATTCGATGACGGTCTTCGACAATATCGCGTTTCCGTTGCGGGAGCAGGGCGGCTTGTCGGAGGACGAGGTTACGCAACGGGTCCACGAACAGCTCGCTGCCGTCGGATTAGAAGGTGTCGACGCCAAAATGCCGGCTGAACTCTCCGGTGGGATGCGTAAGCGTGTTGGGCTGGCGCGCGCGATCGTGCTCCGGCCCGCGATCCTGCTCTACGACGAGCCGACCACTGGACTCGATCCGCTGATGACCGATCAAGTCGATCGCCTGATCCTCGCGATGCAACACGGACTGCAAGTCACCTCCGTCGTGATCAGCCACGATATCGCGTCCGCGTTTCGCATTGCGGACCAGATCGCGATGTTAAGCGGCGGACGGATCATCGAAGTCGGTTCCCCGGCGGCCTTCCGCGCCTCGCCGAACGAAGTCGTCCAGCGCTTCATTGAAGGGCGGAGTAACGGGCCGGCGGGGATTGAAGAGACGATGGATATGTGA
- a CDS encoding ABC transporter permease, whose product MTRAFGNWCLFAAEAVRWSGRRPWRMVNVLKQMEFVGVRSTPIIVLTGVFVGMVFALQTGKAFALFNAENLVGATIGLSLTREIGPVFTAIMVVARACSAMAAEIGTMRVTEQIDALEVMGVNPIHYLVVPRLVATTLMAPLLTMLFNFVGVMGGYVVAVGMLHIAPGPFLHRLYHYVDPSDVFGGLIKAAFFGFAITLISCHRGFYTRGGAEGVGRATTSAVVLSCVTILVMDYFLTSWILEFISPPQL is encoded by the coding sequence ATGACCCGCGCGTTCGGCAATTGGTGCCTCTTTGCGGCCGAGGCCGTGCGATGGTCGGGCCGTCGTCCGTGGCGCATGGTCAATGTGCTGAAGCAAATGGAATTTGTCGGCGTGCGTTCCACGCCGATCATCGTCCTAACCGGCGTCTTTGTCGGCATGGTCTTCGCGCTCCAAACCGGCAAGGCCTTTGCGTTGTTCAACGCCGAAAATCTCGTCGGTGCGACGATCGGTCTCTCGCTGACGCGCGAGATCGGGCCCGTGTTCACCGCGATCATGGTCGTCGCGCGCGCCTGTTCCGCGATGGCCGCGGAGATTGGCACCATGCGGGTCACCGAACAGATCGACGCCCTCGAAGTGATGGGCGTGAATCCGATCCACTATCTCGTAGTGCCGCGTTTAGTGGCGACCACTCTGATGGCTCCGCTGCTCACGATGTTGTTCAACTTCGTCGGGGTGATGGGCGGCTACGTCGTGGCCGTCGGGATGTTGCATATCGCGCCGGGTCCGTTTCTGCACCGGCTCTATCACTACGTCGATCCCTCCGACGTCTTCGGCGGATTGATCAAGGCCGCTTTTTTCGGTTTCGCCATCACGCTGATCAGCTGCCATCGCGGCTTCTACACCCGCGGTGGCGCCGAGGGCGTGGGGCGCGCCACCACCAGCGCCGTGGTGTTGTCGTGCGTCACCATCCTGGTGATGGATTATTTTCTGACATCATGGATTCTGGAATTCATTTCCCCGCCACAGCTATGA
- the alr gene encoding alanine racemase, whose protein sequence is MNQLRPTWAEISRDALLHNVGLVRAQLPADVGVVAMIKADAYGHGATQVGLWLESAGVAAMGVATIEEGIELRAAGVQSPILVMGGLMGGGVAAARAMLAQRLTPVLHAADGLRAVAEAAAAAGGPIDFHLKIDTGMTRLGVRPEQVPALLTQLADYPQLRLAGVMTHFAEANHAAERHAQCECFAAAAATIRARVAGPLVWHLGNSAAVIHHGDSVPSACTPFALQSGDQFWVRPGIMLYGIAPFPEDEGRLPLRPVMSLHSRIILAKSVPTGTKVSYGGMWTAPRPSRLGTIPVGYADGYPWGAVGQARVLVRGVAVPIVGRITMDMVICDLTDCPESQVGDEVVFLGQQGSATLRAEEIARWCGTIPYEIVCRVSKRVPRIYHGRP, encoded by the coding sequence ATGAATCAACTTCGTCCCACGTGGGCTGAAATCTCTCGCGACGCGTTGTTACACAACGTTGGTCTGGTGCGCGCGCAGTTGCCGGCGGACGTCGGCGTTGTGGCAATGATCAAGGCGGATGCGTACGGCCATGGCGCGACACAGGTCGGCTTGTGGTTGGAGAGTGCCGGAGTGGCCGCGATGGGCGTCGCGACGATTGAGGAAGGGATTGAGTTGCGCGCTGCCGGTGTGCAATCGCCGATCTTAGTGATGGGCGGTCTGATGGGCGGTGGCGTTGCGGCCGCGCGCGCGATGCTGGCGCAGCGACTCACGCCGGTCTTGCACGCGGCCGACGGACTGCGGGCCGTCGCGGAAGCCGCGGCTGCTGCCGGCGGCCCCATCGATTTTCACTTGAAGATCGACACCGGGATGACCCGCTTAGGCGTGCGTCCGGAACAGGTGCCGGCACTGTTGACGCAACTCGCCGACTATCCGCAGTTGCGGCTGGCCGGCGTAATGACCCATTTTGCGGAGGCCAATCACGCGGCGGAACGCCACGCGCAGTGCGAATGCTTTGCCGCCGCGGCCGCGACCATCCGCGCGCGCGTCGCGGGTCCGTTGGTCTGGCACCTCGGCAATAGCGCCGCGGTGATCCACCACGGGGACTCCGTGCCGTCAGCGTGTACGCCGTTTGCGTTGCAGTCAGGGGATCAGTTTTGGGTGCGTCCCGGGATCATGCTGTACGGCATCGCGCCGTTTCCGGAAGACGAAGGCCGACTCCCGCTCCGACCGGTGATGAGCCTGCACAGTCGGATCATTCTCGCTAAATCGGTGCCGACAGGAACGAAGGTGAGTTATGGCGGGATGTGGACCGCGCCGCGTCCCAGTCGACTCGGCACGATTCCCGTCGGATACGCCGATGGCTATCCGTGGGGTGCCGTGGGCCAGGCGCGGGTGTTAGTGCGTGGCGTTGCCGTGCCGATCGTCGGCCGGATCACGATGGATATGGTGATCTGCGACTTGACTGATTGCCCCGAGAGTCAAGTGGGGGACGAAGTCGTCTTTCTCGGTCAACAAGGTTCGGCCACGTTGCGCGCCGAAGAGATTGCGCGGTGGTGCGGGACGATTCCGTACGAGATCGTCTGCCGCGTCTCGAAACGGGTGCCGCGGATTTATCACGGGCGTCCGTAA
- a CDS encoding MBL fold metallo-hydrolase, with protein MQAPLLATYLGHATVLLQCGELAVLTDPHLGQRLYGMPRRGRPLDAGTLPPLSAIVVSHTHLDHLDIPSFKFIPSTVPVIVPPKAGPVLYRFINNPIVELAHWVPHMPTADVTITPVPVRHYGGRYVPGLRFRQVSGYVIQLGSHTIYFAGDSSYGTHFREVGNVYPIDLALLPVGSFVPHWLAPSKPMNAMECVQAAIDLKAKHTLPIHWGSFGLSRWGDAQVTRLQSLAASRGIGETVHVLEPGGGRWSWSGHSA; from the coding sequence ATGCAAGCCCCACTCCTCGCCACCTATCTCGGCCACGCCACTGTGTTGCTGCAATGTGGTGAACTCGCCGTATTGACCGATCCGCATTTGGGGCAACGCCTCTACGGGATGCCACGCCGCGGCCGTCCGCTCGACGCCGGCACGCTGCCGCCGCTCAGCGCGATCGTCGTCAGTCACACGCATCTCGATCACCTCGATATCCCGAGCTTCAAATTCATCCCCAGCACCGTGCCGGTGATCGTCCCCCCAAAGGCCGGGCCCGTGTTGTATCGCTTCATTAACAACCCGATCGTCGAACTCGCCCATTGGGTCCCGCACATGCCAACTGCGGACGTCACGATCACGCCGGTCCCAGTCCGCCACTACGGCGGGCGCTACGTGCCGGGCCTCCGTTTTCGCCAAGTGAGCGGCTATGTCATCCAGTTAGGTTCGCACACCATTTATTTCGCCGGCGACTCCAGTTACGGCACCCACTTCCGCGAGGTCGGCAACGTCTATCCGATCGACTTGGCGTTGCTGCCGGTCGGCAGCTTCGTCCCGCACTGGCTGGCACCGTCCAAGCCGATGAATGCGATGGAATGCGTCCAAGCCGCGATCGACCTGAAGGCCAAGCACACGTTGCCGATTCATTGGGGGAGCTTCGGTCTATCGCGCTGGGGAGATGCCCAAGTCACGCGACTCCAATCCCTGGCGGCATCCCGCGGCATCGGCGAAACCGTCCACGTCTTGGAACCCGGCGGCGGGCGTTGGAGTTGGAGTGGTCATTCCGCGTAA